The following DNA comes from Triticum aestivum cultivar Chinese Spring chromosome 3D, IWGSC CS RefSeq v2.1, whole genome shotgun sequence.
tattaggcccagaccatcagcgccccttcatcagttagatagaagtagcgacagaggttgcgaagatggtggctttggtcttactgttgtacgactttgtaaggtcttgtgttaataattaataaattggccgtatgcatcgtccagatgcagaggccggggatattcctccttttctaaaaaaagaaatTCTAATACAGACTacgtacgaagcaaaatgagtgaatatacacttaAAATATATTTATACACATTCATATGTAatctatattgaaatctctaacaaagatttgtatttaggaacggagggagtagtatttgctATGATGCATCGAAATTATGTTTAAACGGCAGTGTACATTGCACAACTAGTGAAGCAACAACACACTTTTCTTGAAAAGGGAACGGTCAAGATGTCCTTTTGGTTAGCCCGATGATAACTGTTTTACTATTGATGATGTCTGCAGGCATCGATCTTGGGAGAGGCCATCACCGGCAAGGGCATCCTGTCCCAGCTGAACCTTGAGACCGGCATCCCGATCTACGAGGCGGAgcccctcctcctcttcttcatcctctttaCCCTCCTCGGTGCCATCGGCGCGCTCGGAGACCGCGGCAGGTTCGTCGACGAGCAGCCCACCACCGGCCTCGACAAGGCCGTCATCGCCCCCGGCAAAGGCTTCCGCTCCGCCCTCGGTCTCAGCGAGGGAGGTACGTAGCACACACACATTTCCCATGGATCTATACATCGACCAAGCTCGTCGCCGGCCTGTCTGATCGTCTCGACGGACGGAAACGATGCAGGGCCGCTGTTCGGGTTCACCAAGTCGAACGAGCTGTTCGTGGGGcggctggcgcagctggggatcgCCTTCTCCATCATCGGGGAGATCATCACGGGCAAGGGCGCGCTGGCGCAGCTCAACATCGAGACCGGGGTGCCCATCAGCGAGATCGAGCCGCTCGTGCTCTTCAACGtcgtcttcttcttcatcgccgCCATCAACCCCGGCACCGGCAAGTTCATCAGCGGCGAGGAGGACGACTAGATCACGCGCGAATGCTTTTTGGCCATTAATTGTACGTCCGTCCGTCCGTGCTTTGCTTGTTTGTTGTGTACGTGAGACCTTGGGGTGTACTTAGGTGTAAGAAGTTGGTCGTTGCCTTATGAAAAACAAGAGCTAGCAGCTAATTTGCCATGCATACCGACAGTTGCAAATCTATCGTCTCGGATTCTTTGATCGTTCCCTTCTCCCTTAATGAAACGTGTACAATATAATTCTTGAAATGAAAAATAAACCCAAATGATATTTTTACTACTATAGTTGCCATCGAAAAAGAGAAACACTAACTCAAAAATAAACTGAAGCACGAAAATTGCCATGCTTGACAACTAAAGTTGCTATCCTCGTGtcactaaacttgccataaaaaTATTCGGAATTGCCATGTATTCATATCATTATCAGGGTCCAAAATAAAAGGCACAACTATATGCAAGTCGTCTTGAAAAAATCATGCAAGTCGATTTTCTCCAGCCGTTTGTATGAAATCCAACGGCCGGGCACCCTTCCTCCTCcggcttctcctcttcttcctcctcctccagtgACTCACCTCCATGTGTCAACTCCGGCTATGGTGTTGCGTTGTCCCCGCCTTTGGCGAGGTCATTGTCTGCCAGCGGGAATAAAAAAACTAAAGGCACCCCACACCTGCACCTGTCAAGACCTCGCCTCGCCTCCACCTGCCACATCATGTTCGACGCCGGCTTGTTCCCAGCTCGGCCTCGGAGCTCCACCTCGCCTCCCTTCCTTCTCCATGAAAGTCGACTTACACCAATGCGATTTTCAGAAACCTTATGAATaacaaatgaaaaaaaaattggctGAGAACTACAAAAGGCACCTTGATCTATATTATCTTCTTGAAGTGATCGAGTACTTTTAGAGATAGACAAGTAATGGTCCAGGACAACCTTTGTGCTTACCAATGATGTCGCATGCTATCGTGAGAAGGATAAAACAACCATCTTTCAGGTACTAGAATCACACAATCACCGTTGTTTTCGCGAGCCGCAACATGTTgagtaacgtagcatgcaatttcaaaaaaattcctacgatcgcgcaaaatctatctaggagatgcatagcaacgagagggggagagtgtgtccatgtaccctcgtagaccgaaagcggaagcgttaggttaacgcggttgatgtagtcgaacgtcttcacgatccaaccgatctagtaccgaacgtatgacaccttcgagttcagcacacgttcagctcgatgacgtccctcgaactcttgatccagcagagggtcgagggagagttccgtcagcacgacggtgtggtgacggtgatggtgatgtgattttcgcagggcttcgcctaagcactacgacgcacacggctaagagaacaactgatgtgctatggggtgcccctgcccccgtatataaaggaggggaggaggaggcggccggccaagaggggcgcgccatggggggagtcctactaggactccactcctagtaggattcgccccttttttcctttcttcattggaggggaaaaggaaggattgggaaagggagagggaaagagggaaaggggggcaccaccccctcccctagtcctattcggactcccatgggggggggcaccccttgtgggctgtcccctctctctcccgtggcccatgaggcccatgacttcccccggggggtcccggtaacccctcggtactctggtaaaatacccgaaccactcgaaaccattccgatgtccgaataccaccttccaatatatcaatctttacctctcgactatttcgagactcctcgtcatgtccgtgatctcatccgggactccgaacaaaattaggtcaccaaaacacataactcataatacaaaccgtcatcgaacgttaagcgtgcggaccctacaggttcgagaactatgtagacatgaccgagacacatctatgatcaataaccaatagcggaacctcgatgctcatattggtttctacatattctacgaagatctttatcggtcaaaccacaataacaacatatgttattccctttgtcatcgatatgttacttgcccgagattcaatcgtcggtatcatcatacctagttcaatctcgttaccgacaagtctctttactcgttccgtaatgcatcatcccgcaagtaactcattagtcacattgcttgcaaggcttatagtgatgtgcattaccgagagggcacagagatacctctccgatactcggagtgacaaatcctaatcttgatctatgccaacccaacaaacaccttcggagacacctgtagagcatctttataatcacccagttacaatgtgacgtttgatagcacacaaggtgttcctccggtattcgaaagttgcataatctcatagtcagaggaatatgtataagtcatgaagaaagcaatagcaataaaacttaacgatcattatgctaagctaacggatgggtcttgtccatcacatcattgtctaatgatgtgatcccgttcttcaaatgacaacacatgtctatggtcaggaaacttaaccatctttgattaacgagctagtcaagtagaggcatactagtgacactctgttttgtctatgtattcacacatgtactaagtttccggttaatacaattctagcatgaataataaacatttatcatgatataaggaaatataaataacaactttattattgcctctagggcatatttcctttagtctcccacttgcactagagtcaataatctagattacatagtaatgattctaacacccatggagtcttggtgttgatcatgttttgctcgtggaagaggcttagtcaacgggtctgcaacattcagatccgtatgtattttgcaaatctctatgtctccctccttgacttgatcgcggatagagttgaagcgtctcttaatgtgtttggtcctcttgtgaaatctggattccttcgccaaggcaattgctccagtattatcacaaaagattttcattggacccgatgcactaggtattacacctagatcggatatgaactccttcatttgctgcttccgaagcagctatgtactccgcttcacttgtagatcccgccacgacgctctgcttggaactgcaccaacggacagttccaccattcaatataaatacgtattcggtttgtgacttagagtcatccgggtcagtgtcaaagcttgcatcaacgtaaccatttacgacaagctctttgtcacctccataaacgagaaacatatccttagtccttttcaggtatttcaggatgttcttgaccgctgtccagtgatccactcctggattattttgatacctccctgctaaacttatagcaagacacacatcaggtctggtacacaacatttcatacatgatagaacctatggctgaggcataggaaatgactttcattttctctctatcttctgcagtggtcgggcattgagtctgactcaacttcacaccttgtaacacaggcaacaaccctttctttgactgatccattttgaacttcttcaaaactttatcgttgtcacatccctagttctggtttgctctaggctagctagtcatgtgtgcatcatgtttaagtttcaaatgaatttgaaatggggattgcctaaaccctagcattaaaggaattcactaggttcaactaaaatattctcagtgactccaaatggctttcaaaaatgttcatcatttctgggaaatgctagaagcaataaccagacgtgttgcacatttttccatgacatatttgggctctgaattaaatcatatagtatttgcatttgggcatttaaatgctattaaatattttaatgctcaaataatcatgaactaaaatgtttgctgttggttatattccaaaagTGGCATTGAGCAGTTTGATGATTTTTGGATcggtctaagtatttttaataaagccctaaagactacagaacaaTAGAAAACAGGAACTAaattaggaaagagagagagagagaagtacctGGCCACCTACCTGGCACAGCCCACCTGCCAGCCCACCAGATAGCCCAACACTGTGCGGCCCAACccagctggccgacgccagtcgtcgtctccaccgcgccagaaggacgccgagcgtgtgctcgccgcgcgcgcccacgcgccgagccacctcctgcttccgctgCTACTTCGACGCCAGGACGTCGCCACGCGCCCCtagaactctctcactctctcccgaccttctccctttcccctggctctctccctcgccgtCCCCCCCCACCGAACGCTCCTGCCGCCGCCGactagcaccaccgcggccacagtcACCGCCTCGCCCCTCCGTCATGCCCACGAGCTCCGCGCCGTCTTCCTGCATCGTCTCCATCAGCCACGCATCGCCGGACGCCGTGTGAAGCCCCCTTCGcactcgtcttcaacctcgggcgccGGAGAGCGCCACCGCTGCCCCACCGATTCCAGTGCCTCCCCGAGCTGACTGAGACCGCCTACGAGACCGCTGTGAGCTCTACTACGTTTTCCCTCTTTCCCCGTAGTCTTCCCCCCCCGCCGTACCCgtgctagccaccgtaccgagcaccgccgtccgccatggacgccgggcatggcgctGCCGTGCCGCTCCGCTCAAGCCGACGAGCCTAGCGAGCTCCTAGATGTACCAGGAGGCCGCAGATCCCCTTAGCTGGCCTCGCTGTACCCTGCAGCCCCGCGCCTGCATctagccgagctccggccaccaccatgGTTGCCGtagccatcgtctccggccactCCGCAGCTTCCCGCGTGATCCCTGGATGCGCACGAGGATGGGCATCCCTCTGGTACTTCCAGTGCGTCGAGCCGAcgcctgtagcgccgtcccgaggaACTCCGGCGTGCCTCCGCCGCGCTGGATGGTCGCCGGCGGACTAACCCCGGCCGTGCTGACGTGGCCAGGTTAATTAGGCGTTAACCACCTCTTAATCAAACCCAAgagtcacagacagccgggccccacctcataattaaccacagggttattCCCTGCTTTAAATTAAGCTAATGCTTTGACCCCGCCACCTCAGCGTTGACCTGGGCCCCATAGTCATATTTGACTTTGCTcaatgctgacgtcaccctgacgcaatgctgacgcagtattacattttctggatttatttttaatcaggaaattccagaaaatgccctaaacttctaaaaatcatagaaaatcaaccgtaactcagaatgaaataaattatatatgaaaaatgatcagaaaaatccagagaatttgaatatggcattttcatgcatgttagaacaacttacagctgctgtttaggacaaatcatgtaaatggcatttgaattcccacatatgaagtttgaatttgaacctaaggttcaaaccaactccatttaatatgttgctagctgcattagctcaatccacagcatattgccatgtcatagcatgcatcatattgtgcattgcattgatcgtgtttcttctctgtttgccggtgttgtcccctctcagtagacgttgcttcgacgatgcgatcgatgacaccgatgaagagctatactatcttcggaagtgtcaggcaagcaaaacccccttgttcattccgatacaatcccaatctctcgctcctgctctcttttactgcattaggacaacaacgattcatct
Coding sequences within:
- the LOC123079899 gene encoding photosystem II 22 kDa protein 1, chloroplastic, with the protein product MAQSMLMSGVNGVASGRSLLQAARPSSASTPFSRLALSSSSSAAAYYKHMPSLSVRTMALFGKKTKAAPAKKVVAPKPKTEDGIFGTSGGIGFTKENELFVGRVAMIGFAASILGEAITGKGILSQLNLETGIPIYEAEPLLLFFILFTLLGAIGALGDRGRFVDEQPTTGLDKAVIAPGKGFRSALGLSEGGPLFGFTKSNELFVGRLAQLGIAFSIIGEIITGKGALAQLNIETGVPISEIEPLVLFNVVFFFIAAINPGTGKFISGEEDD